Genomic DNA from Rhodothermales bacterium:
GGGGAAACGCCCGCATTCTTTCGGGGCGTGACTCAAGACGCTGAATCCCACGCTACTGCGTTCGGAGAGTACATGAGCCGGGTGTCGAAACTGAACAGCATTCGAGTGCGCTCTTTTCTGGTGGGCGATGCGCTGGTCAGCCTGGCCCAGAACGGCTACGAACCCGAAACGTCTCCGCGCCGCCACGCGCTGCACGCCATCAGGATCACCGGCGAGTTGATCACAAGCGAGGATGTGTACCTGCCGAGGTCCGTCGTATTCGTTGGCGCGTTCGACGACCTGCTGTTCCGCCTGATGGTGCCAGACGACGGCGAGCCGTTCTTCGCGGTCTACCGGATTCGCGGATGAGGACCGTTCTATTGCAGCGACCCGCCCCAGCCTGCCAACAAACAACGGTGTCACGTGCCGATGGCACTTTCGCCAGGGAGCCTCGGAGATCGTGGCCCCGACAACCCAGACCCATGCGTAGTCTTCTGCCCTGTTTGGTACTCTCGACCCTGGTCGCCTGCAGCTCCGGCCCCGTGGATAAACCGTCCCGACGCACGCTGGCCAACGGCGCCGTCGAGGTGAACCACAGCTCTCTGGCCAACACCCCGGGCCTGCAGTTGTCCGAGGAGCTCAGGATCGGAGTGGCCGGGTCAGGGTCCGATTCGGCCGATGACCCGTTCATATTCGGCGACATCCGGGACCTCGAGGTCGGCCTCGACGGCACGATCTACGTGCTGGATTATCAGGCTGCCCAGATCCGCATGTTCGATAGCACTGGCGAGTTCATCGGCCTTCTTGCGGACAAGGGCGAGGGGCCGGGTGAGCTTGGAAGGACCAACGGGATTCGGCTGGACTCTGATGGCTTTCTCTGGGTCAATGATCACGGCAATCGGCGCGTGACGCTTTTCGACAGCGAAGGGGCCATCGTCCGTGAGATGCCTTGGCGGGCGCGCGGCTATGGATATAGCTGGCGCGGCATGGGCCATGGTGGACGCTACTGGTATTTCTCCTCCGGGGAGCTCGATCCCGCAGAATTCGACAAGCGGGGAGTCGTCGAAAGCACCTCCGAGACGTATCTGACATCGCTCGGGGAGACGGAGGAGGAGGACGTGAGTGTGTATCTGGGCTCGAACACGGGCAGCTATCTGCGTTTCCCAAGGGGCACCACCGGAATTCCGTTTTCAGGCGGCGGCGGCTCGTATTTGGACCCCGGAGGCCACGTCTGGATGGCAGCAAGTGCGGAGTACAAGCTCGTTCGCATGGATCTTGAGGCTGACACGACGCTCATGATCACGGCCTCGGTTGATCCGGCCCCCGTGTCGGATTCCGAGCGCACAATGGCCATCGAGAACTACGAATCCATGATGGAGCGCATGGGTCAACTGGATATTGACTGGAGCATTATTCCGTCCCACAAACCCATGATTGGCGGGATTACCGGGACCGCGGAGGGCGGCGTTTGGGTCAGAAGGGATACCGACACGGGGCCGGTCTTCGACATTTTTGCGGGCGATGGGACCTATGGCGGAACAGCCGACGCGGGCGCTCTCGGAGCGTTCTCGGGTGTTGAACCGGTGATCCGGGGAGACAGAATCTGGGGTAAGGCCATGGACCGGGACGGCACCCCTGTGGTGATTCGCGCGAGGTTGATGCCCGCTGATCGGTAGGGGCCCGGCGGGACTACTGTAGTCGAGCTTGAATATGAGCACACCAGGCAAGCGGAGAACCACACAACCAAAGAAGCGCCTGGCCCGATGAGGACCTTCATCCGGCTCTGCTTCCGAAGACCCGTCGCGGTCACGGCGTTCTACACCCTGGTCGTCGTCGCCGCGGCGGTGGGGTACTGGCGCCTGCCGGTGACACTCCTTCCGGATGTGCGCTATCCCACGCTGGTGGTGTGGACTGCGTACCCGGATGTGCCGCCGGAGCGCGTTGAGCGGGCGGTAACCGAACGTGTGGAAGAGGCGGTTGCCGGCACTGACGGCCTCAGGAACCTCACATCCCGCAGTATGCTGGGGGGGAGCCTGGTCCGATTGGACTTTGGCTGGAATACGCGCCTCGATCTGGCCATGCTGCATGTGCGCGAGCAGTTGGACAAGTACGTGGCGGCCCTGCCACTAGGGGCCGAGCGTCCGACCGTGTTGCGGCTGAATCCGAACGACCGCCCCATCATGGTCGTGGCGCTGAGCGAAGACTCAGCCGACGAGACCGATCTCGTGGCCCTGAAGCGCCTTGGACAAGAGGTGATTGCCAGGCGCCTTGAGCAGATCCCGGATGTTGCCCGGGTTGTTGTGACCGGTGGCTTCGATCGCCGCGTAGATGTGGTCCTGGATCCCGCCCGAATGTCGGCCTATGGCCTGACACTCGGCGGCGTGCGCTCGGCCTTGGGTGCCGCCAATGTGGCCCAGCCGGGCGGCTCCATTCGTCGGGGTCCGTTCCGGTTCGCGGTCGAGGTGAGCGGCGAGTTCGAGAGCGTCGACGACGTGCGCTCGACCATCGTGCGGTTCCGGGACGGGGTCCCTGTGCGGCTTCAGGACATCGCCGATGTCCGCGAAGGCGTGGATGAGCGGCGCGGCCTGGTTCGCTACGACGGCCGGGAAACCCTCATGCTACTCATCGAGCGCCGCCCAGACGCGAACACCGTGCGCGCGGCTGAGGAAGTGCGCAGCGTGCTGGCTGAGCTGGAGGCGGAGGTCACCCGCGCAAGCCTCAGCGTTGTTCTGGACGAGAGCGTGTTCATCCGCTCGGCCATTGGTGGTGTGGCCCAGGCCGTGCTGGTCGGCGGATTGCTCGCCATTCTCGTGCTCCTGGTGTTCCTGCGACGCCGGCGCGCGCTCATGGCCGTTGCGGTAGCAGTTCCCCTGTCGTTGTGCCTGACGCTGGTCATTTTCGATGCCCTCGATGTTTCGTTCAATCTGATCTCGCTCTCCGGGCTCGCGCTGGGTGTCGGCATGCTGGTGGACAATGCCATCGTGGTGGTGGAAAACATCGCGCGACTCAGAGACCAGGGCATGAGCCGCGCCGAGGCCGGTGTCGCAGGCGTGTCCGAGGTGGCGGGTGCCGTGACGGCCAGCACCCTGACCACCATCGCGGTCTTTCTGCCCATCACGTTTGTCGAGGGACTGGCCGGCCGGCTGTTCCTTGACCAATCGCTTGCTGTCATCGCGGCGCTTCTGGCCTCCCTGCTGGTGGCATTGACAGTGGTCCCGTTGGTGGCGTCAGCCGCGGGTTCGGAACGCGAAGACGAAGGCGCTCGAGGGCTCCTTCGCAGCGCAGGTGGTTTGGTCGATGGCTATGAGCGGGTTCTAGCCTGGTCGATTGCGCATCGTCCGTATGTCTTGGGGGCGATGGCGTTGCTACTGCTTGTGGCCGGTTGGATCGGAACCGTCCTGCCTCGCGAGTTGGTGCCTCGCACGGATCAGGGCCGCGTGGAGATGGAGATTGCGCTGGCGTCCGATGCGGACCTGCCGCTTCTGAGCGAACGGTCGGCGCAGATCGAGCAGGCCGTGTTGGAGGAGCCCGGTGTAGCGCACGTGTTGGCGGACCTCGGCGAGCGGGATGAGAACCGCTTGCAGCTTGATCCGCGGGCCATCTATGAGGGGGAAATGATTGTCCTGCTTCAGGACGATGCGCGCGCGGAGGAGGTGGACCGCAGGCTGGCCTCTATCCACGTTGCCGCGGACGTCAGCCTGGAGACCCGCCCGGTGCGTACTCAGCTCGAGGTCCTGCTGGCCAGTGAGGATGCGGACCTGCAGATTGACCTGGTCTCCGAGCGGAGAGAGGCGGCGCTGCCCGTGTTGGGAGAAGTGATGTCTGCGCTGGCGCAAGAACCGGCACTTTCGGCCGTGCGGGTGGCGGACGATTTGCGCGTACCGGCATATCGTGTGGAGTTCAAACGGCAGCCGATGGCGCGGCATCGTGTCACGACAAGTGAACTGGCAGCCTACCTGTCGGCGGCGGGGCGCGGGGTGGAGGCCACCGAACTCCGGTCGATCAACGAGGACGTGCCGGTGATTCTGCGGCGCGATGGGATCGCCACCGTGGAGGCACTGCTTGCCCAGCGAGTGGAAACCGTCTCCGGTCCGTTGCCCCTGGGTTTGTTTGTCGAGGCGGAGTACGTGGAGTTGCCGGCGGCTCTGATTCGACAGGACCAGGCGTCCGTGCTGCGGATTCTCGCCGACGTTGCGCCCGGCGCCGATCTCACGGCGGCTGTCGGGGCGGCAGAGGCCGTGGTGGCCCGCTTCGAATCAGTCGATGTGCGTGGCCGTGTGGGTGGCGCCTCCGATGCGTTTCGGGACAGTCTGCGGGCGGTGTTGCTCTCGCTGCTGTTCTCAGTGGCGCTCGTCTTCCTGATCCTGGCCGCGCAGTTCGAAAGCTTTCTTCAGCCGCTGGTGATCCTCGTGACCGTGCCCCTGGCTGCGGCGGGCGTAGCGGTGGTACTGCTGCTCACAGGACAGAGCATCAACCTGATGAGTCTCACGGGGTGCATCGTGCTGGTGGGCATCGTGGTGAACGACGCGATCATCAAAATCGATTTTGCCAACCAGCGAAGGGCTGCGGGCGCCACCGTGCGCGACGCGGTCATGGCGGCGGGTCGGGACCGGCTGCGGCCGATCATCATGACGACGGTGACGACCGTGCTGGGGCTCCTGCCGTTGGCGCTTGGCTTTGGCTCGGGAGCGGAGCTGCGGGCGCCGATGGCGATTGCGATTGCGGGTGGCTTGCTGGCGGCGACGGTGCTGACTTTGGTGGTCGTGCCGGTCTTGTACGTGGTTGTTTCAAGGGCTGGTGGAGGAGGAAGGTGATTCGCGACAGCGTGCACCGTTCACCCGCTTTGTTGTGTGGATCAGTGGGTGCGTATCCCCTCTAACGCAGGCTCGACGTATCGTCCGGTCCTCCCGTGAAAGACGCCTCAGTTCCCATCGCCCTGGCCCTGATCCTGTTCGGGGTGCCGTCCACCGCGGCGCAGGACACGCCGGGGTGCGACTTTGGAACGGCCGTCGCTGTGGTACAGGGTGGGGGCGTGCGGGGAGGTGTTTTCAGCTCCGGCTTCCATTTTTACCCCCGTGTAACGCCCCGCGAAGACGTGAACTGGCGGCACCGTTTGCTTGAGAACGACGGGGCGTCGCTGGTTGGAGGAGCCGGCATCTGGCTCTCCGGCACGGTGGGCGGGACCTTGCGTGCCTCGGTGTCTTTTTGGGGGCAGCAGGATTTTTTCCCCGGGCCACTGGGTCCCGACGGAGAGCCGGCCACTGACTGCACGCCGTTTGACCGGATCTGGTCCGTCACGAAGGCAGACCTGGAGGCCTATGGGGAGACGGGCGCCGTGTCCACTGACCTGGCCTCGTGGCCGACCGGGCTGGGAGCGCCCACGCTGGACGCCGACGGCAACCTTGTCCCTCCCGGCACGGGGTCCATAGCCGATCGGACAGCGCGGGTCATAGACCTGGAGGCGGGCGAGTTGCCGTACGTGCGCGGTGACCAAACGCACTGGTGGATCGTGAACGATGTGGCCAAGAACGCTTTTCCGGACCGCCCGCCATCACTTCGGGTGGAAGTCGGCATCTCGGCCTTCGCCTTCCCGGAGACGGGCGCACTCGGACGCACGCTGTTCTTTGAGTACACCATCCGCAAGCCCTCTGGCGACCCCATTGAAGACGCCTACGTGGGGATGTACACCGATATCGATCTCGGCCGATTCGACGATGACTTCATGGGGTCAGACTCGCTGCTCGGCCTGGCGTACAACTACAACTCCGGGCCCGAAGACCGCGACTGGGGCACCCGCCCGCCGGCGGTGGGGCTCGATTTTCTTCGTGGGCCACTGGTGGATCCGGAGGCTTCGACAGGTCAACGGATTGCGATGACTGCGGCCATCCTGCCGATCGATACCCGCACCCAACCGGAGATCGTGCGCAATTACTTCACCGGCCGCAGCCGCAGGGGAGATCGGCTGGTTTCATACGGGTATGGCAGGCCGGAAGCCGGCCGAAACGATCCTGTTACCAACTGGCAATTCTGGGGCGAACCCGGCGAGTTCTGGTCCGAATTGAACACGGACGGGGCGGGCTCCACCAGCCCGCCGAGCGACCGCCGAATTGTGTCCGGTGCCGGCCCGGTGCGCATTGGGTCCGAGCATGGGCAAAATCTCCTGGCGGCGTTCATCACCTCGATGGGAGATGATCACCTGGATTCTGTACGGCAACTGAAAGAGGACGACCGGTTTCTCCAGCAATTGGCGGATCGGGGTGTGCTCGACATCCCGTTTATCCCCGCTTTTCAGGAGCAGCCGGATCAGCGAGTATTGTCCGCTGGGGTCTACCCGGTACCCGCGGGGAGATCGGCTAAACTGAAGTACCACTTGCCGGAAGAGCGGGTGGTTTCTGTGAGCATCTACGACCTTCTCGGGCGCCGCCAGATTGAAATTGCGCGCGGACTCGAAGTCGGGACCCAGCAACTCCCGCTGGACCTGTCGGGGCTCGCGCCCGGACTCTACCTGGTTCAGCTGCAATTGGGAAGCCGCACCTTTGCCCTGAAGCTCCCGGTGGTTCGCTAGGTGTCGCTGCTCAACGCCAGACGGTGAGCGTTTGGTGTTGGGTATGCTCGCCGGCCTGCATGCGGATCAGGTACAGGCCGGTGGGCCAGGGCTCGACCGACAACTGCAGCTCTCCTCCCGTAGCCTGCATTGTGGATTGCCAAACCCGGCGTCCCAGCAAATCGAACGCCTGAATCTCAACGACTCCCGTCCGGAGCGCCGCCGCGAGCGGAAGGTTGACCATGGAGGTTGCAGGATTGGGATAGGGCTGCGTCGAGACCGATTGAGGGTGCGGTTCATCCACGCCCGTGCTCACCATGGAAGCCTGAACCACAAAGAGCTCCCGGCCGACGTAGGGGTTGTCTGCCGAAAAAATGAGCGCGTTCCCGAGAGTGGCGGCAGGTCCTGGATTGGAGGAGCCTGGACCCGGATACAGGTCGGCTACCATGCGAAAGCCCAAGTCGTCTGCTGCCCACAGTTCCTCGCCGTGCTGACCATCGTCGTATCGCAGGAAGGCCTTTTGGCCCGCGACTCCCAACATGGTGGCACCCCATGCGGAAGAAGCAATCTCCCACGTACCCGTCGGCGTGCCGTCGGTACGCCAGACCTCACGGCGGGTCGTGAAGTACGCCAACCGGGGTCCGGCGACCGCGAAGCGCCGATCGTTGAGCTTGGAGCCGGATCCGGTCGAGGCCAGTTGGGTGGCTTGGCCGGTTTGCAGATCGAGTATGAACGGCATCCCCTGCTCCTGTCCAACGGACGCAAAGAAGAGGATCTGTGAGCCGAACTCTGTCAGGCCGTAGACATCCCGATGCGGATTCCCGGTCCATACCGGCCTCGAACCTTCCTGAGTGCCGTCTGTCACCCATAGAGACTCGGCACCCCCCGCATCGACGGTGAAATACAACTGGTCGTCTATATTGACGGTGGACGTGATGCGCCTTCCATTGGTGGCAACGCCCCAAAGCACCGTCGCCGTCTGATCATCAGCCGACCAGAGCGCAGTATTCCCAAAGCCGTCTTGGCCGAACCAGACTACGCGGCTTCCGGCCAGGTGCAGGTCTCCGGGTTCGACAGGTCGTCCGTCCACGCTCAGTACCCGGCGGGGTATGGCATCCCCTGAATTTGACAGTGGCAACCAGACCAGTCCAGGTGCCTGTGACGATTCTCGGCCGATGGTGGTGTACAGCCTGTCACCGGCTACCTGCAAATCGCCCGGATGCAACCAGCCAGGACCAAAGCGCTCCGCGTTGCCGGTGGCACTCAGTCTGAACAGCCCTGCCCGGTCGGCGAAGTACAGATGATCCTCTGACTCGGCCCATGGCATGGAGCCTCCGCAGCAACGTCTCCATCGCCCATCCGGAAGATCTGTGGTGCGTCGCGTGCCGGCGGCCGTGCCGTCTGTGACCCACACCTGGGCCCCTCCGGAGCCATCCGTTGCCTGGAACACGACGCGGTTTCCCCACGAGTACAGGTGCACGGGATCACTCGGGTCGGTACCGCCGGGCTGAACGTCGGCCGCCAGCCAGGCATTCCCGGAGTCGTGACTCGCACACCACACCTCACGACCCGTCGCACGGGTTTCAGCAGGAAGGCAGACGGCATCGGCGGTAATCGTGCCACGGTCCGGATCCGACCCGGCCGGGTCGTCCGCGAGGTCGACCACCATCCGGGTGCCATGCGCCGTCCCATCTGTGGACCACAACTCTCGTCCGCCGCCGTCGTCCGCGCTGAAGTACACGCGCTGCGCATCGGCCGCCACGCGGCGGGGAGCGGAGTCGGCGTCACCCGGGTGGATGTCGGTGAGCAAGGTGGGCTCCCCACCGGACGCGTCCAGGAAGAACAATTCGAGTCCATGGGCGGGGTGGCGCGCCGAGAACACCACCCCTCCGTTCAGTGGCGCCCACACCCAGAGATCCGGGTTCAGCGGACTCTCAGGACCGAGCAAGCGCCTGGTGCCCTGCTCCGTTCCATTGGAGGCGTAGATCCAGGTCTGGTCATCGGACCGAACCGTGAAAAAGAACAGGTCACCCGAGATCACCAGGTCCCGCGGAGGAGAGGGCACGCTGGTGATGGCGATGGGCTCTGCGAATGGCTGAATCTCGAATAGCTGCCAGCCAATGCCTGTCCGGACGCCGACCACCAGGTCTCGCCCGGCAAAATGAATCCCTCCTCCGGTGAAGTTGGCAAAGTGCCCCCATTCGACCAACCGCGTATTCTCGGCCGTGCCGTCCGTCTTCCACACCTGGGACAGATTGCTTGAAAAAGCGGTGACGAGCAGTTCGCCGTCCGAGGCGACAGCGTTTCGATAGCTTCGCGGCGTGCCCGACAGCAGCACGATCTTTTCCCGCCCAACCACGGTGTAGAGTTCATCGTCTAC
This window encodes:
- a CDS encoding 6-bladed beta-propeller, with amino-acid sequence MRSLLPCLVLSTLVACSSGPVDKPSRRTLANGAVEVNHSSLANTPGLQLSEELRIGVAGSGSDSADDPFIFGDIRDLEVGLDGTIYVLDYQAAQIRMFDSTGEFIGLLADKGEGPGELGRTNGIRLDSDGFLWVNDHGNRRVTLFDSEGAIVREMPWRARGYGYSWRGMGHGGRYWYFSSGELDPAEFDKRGVVESTSETYLTSLGETEEEDVSVYLGSNTGSYLRFPRGTTGIPFSGGGGSYLDPGGHVWMAASAEYKLVRMDLEADTTLMITASVDPAPVSDSERTMAIENYESMMERMGQLDIDWSIIPSHKPMIGGITGTAEGGVWVRRDTDTGPVFDIFAGDGTYGGTADAGALGAFSGVEPVIRGDRIWGKAMDRDGTPVVIRARLMPADR
- a CDS encoding efflux RND transporter permease subunit, whose protein sequence is MRTFIRLCFRRPVAVTAFYTLVVVAAAVGYWRLPVTLLPDVRYPTLVVWTAYPDVPPERVERAVTERVEEAVAGTDGLRNLTSRSMLGGSLVRLDFGWNTRLDLAMLHVREQLDKYVAALPLGAERPTVLRLNPNDRPIMVVALSEDSADETDLVALKRLGQEVIARRLEQIPDVARVVVTGGFDRRVDVVLDPARMSAYGLTLGGVRSALGAANVAQPGGSIRRGPFRFAVEVSGEFESVDDVRSTIVRFRDGVPVRLQDIADVREGVDERRGLVRYDGRETLMLLIERRPDANTVRAAEEVRSVLAELEAEVTRASLSVVLDESVFIRSAIGGVAQAVLVGGLLAILVLLVFLRRRRALMAVAVAVPLSLCLTLVIFDALDVSFNLISLSGLALGVGMLVDNAIVVVENIARLRDQGMSRAEAGVAGVSEVAGAVTASTLTTIAVFLPITFVEGLAGRLFLDQSLAVIAALLASLLVALTVVPLVASAAGSEREDEGARGLLRSAGGLVDGYERVLAWSIAHRPYVLGAMALLLLVAGWIGTVLPRELVPRTDQGRVEMEIALASDADLPLLSERSAQIEQAVLEEPGVAHVLADLGERDENRLQLDPRAIYEGEMIVLLQDDARAEEVDRRLASIHVAADVSLETRPVRTQLEVLLASEDADLQIDLVSERREAALPVLGEVMSALAQEPALSAVRVADDLRVPAYRVEFKRQPMARHRVTTSELAAYLSAAGRGVEATELRSINEDVPVILRRDGIATVEALLAQRVETVSGPLPLGLFVEAEYVELPAALIRQDQASVLRILADVAPGADLTAAVGAAEAVVARFESVDVRGRVGGASDAFRDSLRAVLLSLLFSVALVFLILAAQFESFLQPLVILVTVPLAAAGVAVVLLLTGQSINLMSLTGCIVLVGIVVNDAIIKIDFANQRRAAGATVRDAVMAAGRDRLRPIIMTTVTTVLGLLPLALGFGSGAELRAPMAIAIAGGLLAATVLTLVVVPVLYVVVSRAGGGGR
- a CDS encoding T9SS type A sorting domain-containing protein → MKDASVPIALALILFGVPSTAAQDTPGCDFGTAVAVVQGGGVRGGVFSSGFHFYPRVTPREDVNWRHRLLENDGASLVGGAGIWLSGTVGGTLRASVSFWGQQDFFPGPLGPDGEPATDCTPFDRIWSVTKADLEAYGETGAVSTDLASWPTGLGAPTLDADGNLVPPGTGSIADRTARVIDLEAGELPYVRGDQTHWWIVNDVAKNAFPDRPPSLRVEVGISAFAFPETGALGRTLFFEYTIRKPSGDPIEDAYVGMYTDIDLGRFDDDFMGSDSLLGLAYNYNSGPEDRDWGTRPPAVGLDFLRGPLVDPEASTGQRIAMTAAILPIDTRTQPEIVRNYFTGRSRRGDRLVSYGYGRPEAGRNDPVTNWQFWGEPGEFWSELNTDGAGSTSPPSDRRIVSGAGPVRIGSEHGQNLLAAFITSMGDDHLDSVRQLKEDDRFLQQLADRGVLDIPFIPAFQEQPDQRVLSAGVYPVPAGRSAKLKYHLPEERVVSVSIYDLLGRRQIEIARGLEVGTQQLPLDLSGLAPGLYLVQLQLGSRTFALKLPVVR
- a CDS encoding T9SS type A sorting domain-containing protein; translation: MRCLRLPTLLALLFTLSHSASGQQLLLDINTRGASSNPRQVTVLGDRIFFVAEDAEGEEGLWFSNGVVGSEQQVPLPEDPRIVAADDTWLYVRADSDEFGSALWITNGDESHLIDERGWIQVAGRTDRGMVFGDSVDDELYTVVGREKIVLLSGTPRSYRNAVASDGELLVTAFSSNLSQVWKTDGTAENTRLVEWGHFANFTGGGIHFAGRDLVVGVRTGIGWQLFEIQPFAEPIAITSVPSPPRDLVISGDLFFFTVRSDDQTWIYASNGTEQGTRRLLGPESPLNPDLWVWAPLNGGVVFSARHPAHGLELFFLDASGGEPTLLTDIHPGDADSAPRRVAADAQRVYFSADDGGGRELWSTDGTAHGTRMVVDLADDPAGSDPDRGTITADAVCLPAETRATGREVWCASHDSGNAWLAADVQPGGTDPSDPVHLYSWGNRVVFQATDGSGGAQVWVTDGTAAGTRRTTDLPDGRWRRCCGGSMPWAESEDHLYFADRAGLFRLSATGNAERFGPGWLHPGDLQVAGDRLYTTIGRESSQAPGLVWLPLSNSGDAIPRRVLSVDGRPVEPGDLHLAGSRVVWFGQDGFGNTALWSADDQTATVLWGVATNGRRITSTVNIDDQLYFTVDAGGAESLWVTDGTQEGSRPVWTGNPHRDVYGLTEFGSQILFFASVGQEQGMPFILDLQTGQATQLASTGSGSKLNDRRFAVAGPRLAYFTTRREVWRTDGTPTGTWEIASSAWGATMLGVAGQKAFLRYDDGQHGEELWAADDLGFRMVADLYPGPGSSNPGPAATLGNALIFSADNPYVGRELFVVQASMVSTGVDEPHPQSVSTQPYPNPATSMVNLPLAAALRTGVVEIQAFDLLGRRVWQSTMQATGGELQLSVEPWPTGLYLIRMQAGEHTQHQTLTVWR